Proteins encoded together in one Rossellomorea sp. y25 window:
- a CDS encoding lmo0937 family membrane protein: MLWTIIGILLVLWLLGLIFKIGGAIIHILLVIAIVVFLFNRITGRKKGL; the protein is encoded by the coding sequence ATGCTTTGGACCATTATTGGAATTCTTTTAGTCCTTTGGTTGCTCGGATTGATCTTTAAAATCGGAGGAGCCATCATCCATATCTTACTCGTTATTGCCATTGTAGTCTTTTTATTTAACAGAATCACCGGCCGTAAAAAAGGATTATAA
- a CDS encoding GNAT family N-acetyltransferase produces the protein MIRQLTEQDHDICQQLIQQQPAENLFIIGDIEAFGYEQDFQKIWGDFDAKGNLRGILLKYRENFIPFSMGEFDAEGFARIINGTEDYSIVSGLKRIVTQVEPFLSRETKSIRHMYYAKCDNTESMNRHALPHVKQATLNDLPQLVDLLNSIPEFSGGDFSVEKRKHSMEAGVSRSYYVEEDGKFVSSASTTAENSMSAMIVAVCTHPEYKKKGYATECMTKLCRDVLEEGKELCLFYDNPEAGKIYKRIGFKDIGYWSMYKF, from the coding sequence ATGATCAGACAACTTACAGAACAGGATCATGATATTTGTCAGCAACTCATTCAGCAGCAGCCGGCTGAAAATTTGTTTATTATCGGGGACATTGAAGCCTTTGGGTATGAACAGGATTTTCAGAAAATTTGGGGCGACTTTGATGCGAAAGGGAATTTGAGGGGAATCCTCCTTAAGTACAGAGAAAACTTCATCCCTTTTTCCATGGGTGAATTTGATGCGGAAGGGTTTGCCAGAATCATCAATGGGACTGAAGACTACAGCATCGTTTCCGGATTAAAAAGGATCGTGACGCAGGTTGAACCCTTTTTATCCAGAGAAACTAAATCAATAAGACATATGTATTATGCGAAATGTGACAACACGGAATCAATGAACCGACATGCCCTGCCTCATGTTAAACAGGCTACCCTCAATGATCTACCTCAACTTGTGGACCTATTGAACAGCATCCCTGAATTTAGTGGTGGTGATTTTTCTGTAGAAAAAAGAAAACACAGCATGGAAGCCGGTGTTTCCAGAAGCTATTACGTAGAGGAAGACGGAAAGTTTGTTTCTTCCGCCTCTACAACCGCCGAAAACAGTATGTCAGCGATGATTGTGGCAGTTTGTACCCATCCGGAGTACAAGAAAAAAGGATACGCTACGGAATGCATGACGAAGCTCTGTCGTGACGTATTAGAAGAAGGAAAAGAATTGTGCTTATTCTATGATAATCCTGAAGCAGGGAAAATTTATAAGCGAATCGGATTCAAGGATATAGGATATTGGTCTATGTATAAATTTTAG
- a CDS encoding biotin transporter BioY yields MIIHCAIFAAITGIFAQIEIPLPLVPISGQTLAVGITATILGSRYGAFAMVCYAALGAVGVPVFAGFSGGAQVLVGPTGGYIFGFIVAAFFTGFILEKTKFTIPMAMIANTVGMIITLILGTIQLKFVADLSWNQAMAAGVYPFIVVGLIKAFLASWIGITVRQRLVQARLIGNRKAAA; encoded by the coding sequence ATGATCATTCACTGTGCCATCTTTGCTGCGATTACGGGGATTTTCGCTCAAATCGAGATTCCACTGCCACTCGTACCAATCAGCGGACAAACATTGGCAGTAGGAATTACCGCGACGATTCTTGGAAGCCGATATGGAGCGTTTGCCATGGTTTGCTATGCAGCCCTGGGAGCAGTGGGTGTTCCTGTATTTGCGGGCTTCAGTGGAGGGGCACAGGTACTGGTCGGTCCTACGGGAGGCTATATTTTCGGCTTTATCGTAGCGGCTTTCTTTACAGGCTTCATTCTTGAAAAAACCAAATTCACCATTCCGATGGCGATGATTGCCAATACAGTCGGAATGATCATTACGTTGATCCTGGGTACCATTCAACTTAAATTTGTAGCCGATCTTAGCTGGAATCAGGCAATGGCAGCAGGTGTATATCCATTTATCGTAGTTGGACTTATCAAAGCATTCCTGGCCAGTTGGATTGGAATCACTGTAAGACAACGACTGGTTCAGGCGAGGTTAATCGGGAATCGGAAAGCAGCAGCATAA
- the metE gene encoding 5-methyltetrahydropteroyltriglutamate--homocysteine S-methyltransferase has protein sequence MSKVISSNLGYPRIGEKREWKKTLEQFWAGKIEKDSFLEQMEEIRVNHLKKQLDQGIDLIPVGDFSSYDHVLDTAVMFGLVPKRFHYGGGKVSLETYFEMARGSKDAVALEMTKWFNTNYHYLVPELDGIVPRLVENRPLHFFREAKEKLGIEGKPVILGPFTFVKLSKGYDNGDYKTIVDQFVPLYAEVLRDLQEEGVEWVQMDEPILCTSIGDEEMDQFKEVYQTLKESCPGLKIILQTYYDSLERYQRVLALPVDGIGIDFMHDRGKNLAALKRFGFPKDKFLAAGILDGRNIWRSNLADTHSLLSFIAGYVPSDRLIIQPSCSLLHVPVTLQNEEAIDTPLIDALSFADEKLHEITILTKGIREGVETIEDEIAQSVTAIKNLNESPLRNNREVQEEVEELQPDNVGRKDPFHIRKLEQAKYFSLPFLPTTTIGSFPQTQEVRRQRLKWRKGELSDGEYQQYIHAEIKRWIEIQEQIGLDVFVHGEFERTDMVEFFGEKLDGFQFTKFGWVQSYGSRCVKPPLIYGDVNFKEPMTVKETVYAQSLTDKPVKGMLTGPITILNWSFIRNDISRYEVSNQIALSLQKEIEELEAHGIRMIQVDEPALREGLPLKSENWEEYLKAAVYAFRLATSSVQKQTQVHTHMCYSDFEDIIDAISDLDADVISIETSRSHGELIHVFEDYTYDKGIGLGVYDIHSPRVPKREELIRNIHRALEVLDPHLFWVNPDCGLKTRGIDETVLALKTMVEAAEQVREEVLLKNER, from the coding sequence ATGAGTAAGGTGATCAGTTCAAATTTAGGATATCCAAGAATCGGTGAAAAGCGTGAATGGAAAAAGACGCTGGAACAATTTTGGGCAGGGAAGATTGAAAAGGATTCCTTCTTAGAACAAATGGAGGAAATACGAGTCAACCATTTGAAGAAGCAACTGGATCAGGGAATTGATTTGATTCCGGTTGGAGATTTCAGCTCATATGATCATGTGCTTGATACAGCCGTCATGTTCGGCTTGGTTCCTAAGAGGTTTCATTATGGTGGGGGTAAGGTCTCTCTTGAAACGTATTTTGAAATGGCCAGAGGATCAAAGGACGCGGTGGCACTGGAAATGACAAAATGGTTTAACACCAACTATCACTATCTCGTCCCTGAACTTGATGGGATCGTTCCCCGGTTGGTGGAAAATCGTCCCCTCCATTTTTTTAGGGAGGCAAAAGAAAAACTGGGTATAGAAGGAAAACCGGTTATCTTAGGTCCGTTCACATTTGTGAAATTGTCCAAAGGGTATGATAACGGGGACTATAAAACCATCGTTGATCAATTTGTCCCTCTTTATGCTGAAGTATTGCGTGATTTACAGGAAGAGGGTGTAGAGTGGGTACAAATGGATGAACCGATCTTGTGCACATCCATCGGGGATGAAGAGATGGATCAATTTAAAGAAGTCTATCAAACACTTAAAGAATCCTGCCCCGGGTTAAAGATCATCCTCCAAACCTATTATGATAGTTTGGAAAGGTACCAGCGGGTGTTAGCACTCCCAGTGGACGGCATAGGGATAGATTTTATGCATGATCGTGGTAAGAATTTGGCGGCGCTGAAAAGATTTGGTTTTCCTAAAGATAAATTCCTGGCTGCCGGCATTCTTGATGGCAGGAATATTTGGAGAAGTAATCTTGCTGATACCCATTCGCTTCTATCGTTCATTGCAGGGTATGTTCCGAGTGATCGCTTGATCATACAACCATCATGCAGTTTACTTCATGTACCTGTAACCTTGCAGAATGAAGAAGCAATTGATACACCTCTCATTGACGCTCTATCATTTGCTGATGAGAAATTACATGAAATCACAATTTTAACGAAGGGGATTCGTGAGGGAGTCGAGACAATAGAAGATGAGATTGCTCAAAGTGTAACGGCGATTAAGAATTTAAACGAATCACCCCTGCGCAATAATAGGGAGGTGCAGGAAGAGGTTGAGGAATTGCAACCCGATAATGTAGGGAGAAAGGATCCTTTCCATATTCGTAAACTGGAACAGGCGAAGTACTTTTCATTACCTTTTCTACCTACCACTACAATAGGAAGTTTTCCTCAAACCCAGGAAGTAAGAAGGCAAAGGTTGAAATGGAGGAAGGGAGAACTTTCTGATGGGGAGTATCAACAATATATTCATGCGGAAATAAAACGCTGGATTGAAATTCAGGAACAAATAGGTCTTGATGTGTTTGTACATGGGGAATTCGAGCGGACTGATATGGTTGAATTCTTTGGTGAGAAATTAGATGGTTTTCAATTTACGAAGTTTGGATGGGTACAATCATACGGTTCCAGATGTGTGAAGCCACCACTCATTTACGGTGATGTGAATTTTAAAGAACCGATGACGGTTAAAGAAACCGTATATGCCCAATCATTAACCGATAAACCGGTTAAAGGGATGTTAACGGGCCCGATCACGATTCTAAATTGGTCATTTATTCGGAATGATATATCACGATATGAAGTATCGAATCAAATCGCACTTTCTCTCCAAAAAGAGATAGAGGAATTAGAAGCCCATGGGATTCGCATGATACAAGTCGATGAGCCGGCACTTAGGGAAGGTCTGCCTTTAAAGAGTGAAAATTGGGAGGAATATCTAAAGGCTGCCGTTTATGCCTTCAGATTGGCCACTTCATCTGTACAGAAGCAAACCCAGGTCCACACACATATGTGCTATTCGGATTTTGAAGATATTATAGATGCCATCAGTGATCTGGATGCTGATGTCATCTCGATTGAAACATCAAGAAGTCATGGGGAGTTGATCCATGTTTTTGAAGATTATACGTATGACAAAGGGATTGGTCTCGGGGTATATGACATTCATAGTCCACGGGTGCCGAAACGTGAAGAATTAATCCGCAATATACATCGGGCTCTGGAAGTGCTGGATCCCCATTTATTCTGGGTCAACCCGGATTGTGGTTTGAAAACACGTGGGATCGATGAGACGGTCTTAGCTCTTAAAACCATGGTGGAAGCTGCGGAACAAGTGCGTGAAGAAGTGCTTCTTAAAAATGAAAGATAA
- the thiC gene encoding phosphomethylpyrimidine synthase ThiC, translating into MAIELKTQFKNSKKVYVGGSRPDINVPMREIELSRTNVSLGVEENEPVRVYDTSGPYTDERYQVDIHKGLPSVRTEWILERQDVAAYPGREIEPEDNGYKGDDPYAHVEAFTTIKRTPIRAKMGRNVTQMHYAKKGIITPEMEFIAIRENVDPSFVREEVAKGRAIIPANINHPECEPMIIGRHFHVKINANIGNSSVSSSVEEEVEKMTWATRWGADTIMDLSTGKNIHTTREWIIRNSPVPVGTVPIYQALEKVNGIAENLTWGVYRDTLIEQAEQGVDYFTIHAGVLLRYIHLTADRTTGIVSRGGSIMAQWCLAHHKENFLYSHFEDICKILKAYDISVSLGDGLRPGSIADANDEAQFAELETLGELTKIAWKHDVQVMIEGPGHVPMHMIKENVDKQMEICHEAPFYTLGPLTTDIAPGYDHITSAIGAAMIGWFGTAMLCYVTPKEHLGLPNKDDVREGVIAYKIAAHAADLAKGHPGAQVRDNAVSKARFEFRWNDQFNLSLDPERAREYHDETLPAEGAKTAHFCSMCGPKFCSMRISHDIRGMKETSMNDAHKEIEKGLKEKSKEFVENGSNIYR; encoded by the coding sequence GTGGCGATCGAGTTAAAAACGCAATTTAAAAACAGTAAAAAAGTATATGTCGGAGGATCAAGACCAGACATAAATGTACCGATGAGAGAAATAGAACTGAGTAGGACGAATGTTTCCTTGGGCGTTGAAGAGAATGAACCGGTTCGTGTATACGATACAAGCGGACCTTATACAGATGAGCGTTACCAAGTCGATATTCATAAAGGGTTACCTTCCGTTCGCACAGAGTGGATCCTGGAACGTCAGGATGTCGCCGCTTACCCGGGACGTGAAATCGAACCGGAAGATAACGGCTATAAAGGAGACGATCCTTATGCACACGTAGAGGCGTTCACTACTATCAAACGTACCCCAATACGGGCAAAAATGGGTCGTAATGTGACTCAAATGCACTATGCAAAAAAAGGAATCATTACACCGGAAATGGAGTTCATCGCTATCCGGGAAAATGTTGATCCTTCATTTGTAAGAGAAGAAGTAGCAAAGGGCAGGGCCATCATTCCTGCCAATATCAATCATCCTGAATGTGAACCGATGATCATCGGTCGTCACTTTCATGTGAAAATAAACGCGAATATCGGAAACTCTTCTGTATCATCTTCCGTTGAAGAAGAAGTGGAGAAAATGACGTGGGCAACTCGTTGGGGTGCCGATACCATAATGGACTTATCAACAGGTAAAAACATTCATACAACAAGGGAGTGGATCATTCGAAACTCCCCTGTCCCTGTTGGTACGGTACCGATCTATCAAGCACTAGAAAAAGTAAACGGAATTGCTGAGAATCTTACATGGGGTGTGTACAGGGATACATTGATCGAACAGGCGGAGCAGGGTGTTGACTATTTCACCATTCATGCAGGTGTTTTATTGAGGTATATTCATCTGACGGCTGATCGTACAACAGGCATTGTTTCCCGTGGAGGTTCAATCATGGCACAATGGTGTCTTGCCCATCATAAAGAGAACTTTCTTTATTCCCATTTTGAAGATATATGTAAGATTTTAAAAGCCTATGATATCTCCGTTTCCTTAGGAGATGGTTTAAGACCCGGATCAATTGCTGATGCGAATGATGAAGCACAGTTTGCCGAGCTTGAAACATTAGGCGAGCTAACCAAAATTGCTTGGAAGCATGATGTACAAGTCATGATTGAAGGCCCTGGTCATGTACCGATGCATATGATTAAAGAGAATGTGGATAAGCAAATGGAAATCTGTCATGAAGCTCCTTTTTATACCTTGGGGCCATTAACGACAGATATTGCACCGGGGTATGATCACATTACTTCCGCCATAGGGGCTGCCATGATCGGTTGGTTTGGGACAGCCATGCTGTGCTATGTAACACCGAAAGAGCATCTGGGATTACCGAATAAAGATGATGTGAGAGAAGGTGTCATTGCTTATAAAATCGCAGCACATGCAGCGGATTTGGCGAAAGGCCATCCAGGGGCACAAGTCAGAGATAATGCCGTTTCTAAGGCTCGATTTGAATTTAGATGGAATGACCAATTTAATTTATCCCTGGACCCGGAGCGTGCAAGGGAGTATCATGATGAAACACTTCCTGCAGAAGGGGCAAAAACGGCCCATTTTTGTTCAATGTGTGGCCCGAAATTTTGTTCAATGAGAATATCACATGACATAAGGGGAATGAAGGAGACTAGCATGAATGATGCTCATAAGGAAATAGAAAAAGGATTGAAAGAAAAATCGAAGGAGTTTGTGGAAAATGGATCAAACATCTATCGATAA
- a CDS encoding copper homeostasis protein CutC, with protein MSKLEVIVLNEEDAKVAEASGADRLELVSAIHEGGLTPDFHVIEKVLRTVSIPVQIMIRLHSKSFSYQSDELHTMVEQVRTMVEMGSRGIVFGALSHEGKLDSHALMEIVQSAKGQSITFHRAIDLSDDPVALCKGIFHSGLNVDRILTSGGKSEVSKGLEAIGKMREIEQMGGPTIMPGSGLTVENIGEIHSKLKAREYHVGSGVRHNGSYDFGIDPEKVMEIKRVIMS; from the coding sequence ATGAGCAAACTGGAAGTCATAGTCTTGAATGAGGAAGATGCCAAAGTTGCAGAAGCATCCGGAGCAGATCGACTTGAATTGGTGTCTGCCATACATGAGGGAGGATTAACTCCTGATTTTCATGTGATAGAAAAAGTATTAAGGACCGTTTCAATTCCTGTTCAGATTATGATCCGATTACATAGTAAATCTTTCTCGTATCAGTCTGATGAATTGCATACCATGGTGGAACAAGTTAGAACAATGGTTGAAATGGGAAGCCGTGGCATCGTCTTTGGCGCATTATCACATGAAGGTAAGCTTGATTCCCACGCTTTAATGGAGATCGTACAAAGTGCGAAGGGTCAATCGATTACTTTTCACCGCGCTATCGACCTGTCTGATGATCCAGTAGCCTTATGCAAAGGAATATTCCATTCAGGATTGAACGTTGATCGAATTCTCACATCAGGCGGAAAATCTGAAGTGAGTAAGGGACTGGAGGCGATTGGTAAAATGAGGGAAATAGAGCAAATGGGTGGTCCCACTATCATGCCGGGTTCGGGTTTAACTGTGGAAAATATAGGCGAAATACACAGCAAGCTAAAAGCAAGAGAATATCATGTAGGATCAGGTGTCCGTCATAATGGGAGCTATGACTTCGGGATAGACCCTGAAAAGGTAATGGAAATCAAACGTGTGATTATGTCCTAA
- a CDS encoding ABC transporter substrate-binding protein, with product MKKSWLNSLLLSFILVVFVGCSNGEEVTSTKEVKSDNESYSVIDDRGEEISFEKVPETVISLQPSNTEILFAIGAGDKVIGATEYDNYPEEAKEIKRVSDSMTVNAEEVIALKPEVVIAYTTGDDAGVKQLEEAGLNVFVIQSAQTFEDVYGDIEQIATVMGVENKGNELVDGIKQQISDVKEKVSTLKEKEQVYFEISPSPDIYTAGAETFQQEILETAGVENIFVDQKGWVKVGEEEIIKRNPNMILTTVGYVEEPTAEIKSRESWKDVNAVQNGQVYFLDSDIMSRPGPRIGEAVELTAKTVYPDLFSE from the coding sequence ATGAAAAAGTCATGGTTAAATAGTTTACTATTATCATTCATCCTGGTTGTTTTCGTAGGGTGCAGCAATGGGGAAGAAGTAACATCCACAAAGGAAGTCAAGTCTGATAATGAGTCTTATTCTGTCATCGATGACAGGGGAGAAGAGATTAGCTTTGAGAAAGTGCCGGAAACCGTTATTTCCTTACAGCCGAGTAACACAGAGATTCTCTTTGCCATAGGAGCAGGAGATAAGGTAATCGGGGCAACTGAATACGACAACTATCCAGAGGAAGCGAAAGAGATTAAAAGAGTGTCGGATTCCATGACAGTCAATGCGGAAGAGGTCATTGCACTAAAGCCGGAAGTTGTCATTGCTTATACCACTGGAGATGATGCAGGAGTGAAGCAGCTTGAGGAAGCGGGATTAAACGTATTCGTCATTCAATCTGCCCAAACCTTTGAAGATGTTTATGGGGATATAGAACAAATTGCAACGGTAATGGGAGTAGAGAACAAGGGGAACGAATTGGTAGACGGCATCAAGCAACAGATTTCAGATGTGAAAGAAAAAGTAAGCACGCTAAAGGAAAAAGAACAAGTATATTTTGAAATCAGTCCCTCCCCTGATATTTATACAGCAGGAGCAGAAACGTTTCAGCAGGAAATACTTGAAACGGCAGGGGTCGAGAATATTTTTGTAGATCAAAAAGGCTGGGTGAAAGTAGGCGAAGAAGAAATCATTAAACGGAACCCTAATATGATTTTAACGACAGTGGGTTATGTCGAAGAGCCGACAGCCGAAATCAAGTCCCGGGAAAGCTGGAAAGATGTAAATGCAGTGCAAAATGGCCAAGTCTATTTCTTGGATTCAGACATTATGTCAAGACCAGGACCACGTATTGGAGAAGCCGTTGAGCTAACAGCAAAAACGGTGTATCCGGATTTATTTTCTGAATAA
- a CDS encoding DUF2584 domain-containing protein, translating into MGMGLELNTMIVTKGKEVRKEENLFVLQKDGYRLYPMHIPIEVRKTKHSDPSGYGSIEKMEWMDEKTTILYRLISLNSTN; encoded by the coding sequence ATGGGCATGGGCTTAGAGTTAAACACGATGATCGTGACAAAAGGAAAAGAAGTGAGGAAAGAAGAGAATCTGTTCGTACTGCAAAAGGACGGATATCGCCTTTACCCTATGCATATTCCGATAGAGGTAAGAAAAACGAAACACAGTGACCCGAGTGGTTACGGCAGTATCGAAAAGATGGAGTGGATGGATGAGAAAACGACGATCCTGTATCGGTTGATTTCCTTGAATTCCACGAACTAA
- a CDS encoding prolyl oligopeptidase family serine peptidase, whose translation MKNGTIVKKTLFPSPNPHVELYEITYLSGGLRVRGLLAEPVGGGKYDGFLYLRGGIKGVGMVRPARIAQFASHGFIVFAPYYRGNLGGEGKEDFAGDDREDAISGVELLKHYHRVVHNRIHVFGFSRGGVMALLTGVERRDVTSVVTWGGVSDMFLTYDERKDLRRMMKRVIGGSPNKFPERYEWRTPLYELENLEAPVLIIHGEKDQNVSVEHAYRLEKRLNELNKSVSSQYFKEFTHYFPPRKNQQIVSMLCTWMKNQKTVVYD comes from the coding sequence ATGAAAAACGGAACGATTGTGAAGAAAACATTGTTTCCTTCACCTAATCCACATGTGGAACTATATGAAATTACCTATCTATCCGGAGGTCTCCGGGTGAGAGGCTTATTGGCTGAACCTGTCGGAGGTGGAAAGTATGATGGGTTCCTCTATCTGAGAGGGGGGATCAAAGGCGTCGGAATGGTCCGGCCGGCGAGAATCGCTCAATTTGCTTCTCACGGATTCATTGTTTTTGCTCCTTATTACAGAGGAAACCTTGGCGGAGAGGGAAAAGAAGATTTTGCTGGAGATGATCGTGAAGACGCCATTTCCGGTGTTGAATTGCTCAAACACTATCACAGGGTGGTCCATAACCGGATTCATGTGTTTGGCTTTTCCCGTGGAGGAGTAATGGCGTTACTGACAGGCGTGGAGCGCAGGGACGTTACCTCTGTTGTTACATGGGGAGGCGTTTCGGATATGTTCTTAACATATGACGAACGGAAGGATCTCAGGAGAATGATGAAAAGAGTCATAGGGGGAAGTCCCAATAAATTTCCGGAAAGATATGAATGGCGTACGCCCCTATATGAGTTAGAAAACCTGGAAGCTCCCGTTTTGATCATTCATGGTGAAAAGGATCAGAACGTTTCAGTTGAGCATGCATATAGATTAGAAAAACGACTGAATGAGCTGAATAAATCTGTGTCATCCCAATACTTTAAAGAGTTTACGCATTACTTCCCTCCACGAAAGAACCAACAAATCGTCTCCATGCTATGCACCTGGATGAAAAATCAAAAGACAGTGGTGTATGATTAA
- a CDS encoding ABC transporter substrate-binding protein, translating into MKKWLRSSFAMLLIVMLTTCLTACGEKEEVVQKVRVAEVTRSIFYAPEYVAIEKGFFKEEGLDIELTTTWGGDKTMTTLLSGGADIALVGSETSIYVHAQGSDDPVINFAQLTQTDGTFLVSREKVENFDWDQLKDSTFLGQRKGGMPQMVGEFVLKQNGIDPQNDLNLIQNIDFANIASAFASGTGDYVQLFEPTASIFEQEGKGHIVASFGTESGHVPYTTFMAKDSYMKDNKETVEKFTKALYKAQAWVEENSAADIAKVIEPYFEDTELALIETVVDRYKSQGSFATDPILDEEEWNNLQNIMDEAGELPQSVDHETLVNTSIAEKAAK; encoded by the coding sequence ATGAAAAAATGGCTTAGAAGTAGCTTTGCCATGTTGCTCATCGTCATGTTAACAACCTGTTTGACAGCATGTGGAGAAAAAGAAGAAGTCGTACAAAAGGTTCGTGTAGCAGAGGTTACCCGCTCGATTTTCTATGCCCCTGAATATGTAGCCATCGAAAAAGGATTCTTCAAAGAGGAAGGGCTGGACATTGAATTGACCACTACGTGGGGTGGAGATAAAACGATGACCACCTTGCTATCGGGCGGTGCCGATATCGCTCTGGTCGGTTCAGAAACCTCCATCTACGTCCATGCACAAGGTTCGGATGATCCGGTCATTAATTTTGCTCAATTAACCCAAACCGACGGAACGTTTCTCGTCTCCCGTGAAAAAGTGGAAAACTTTGATTGGGATCAATTAAAAGATTCTACCTTCCTTGGCCAGCGTAAGGGCGGAATGCCGCAAATGGTAGGGGAATTTGTGCTGAAGCAGAACGGCATCGATCCTCAGAACGATTTAAACCTGATCCAAAACATTGATTTCGCTAATATTGCGAGCGCCTTTGCTTCGGGGACAGGGGACTACGTTCAGCTATTCGAACCAACGGCGTCCATTTTTGAACAGGAAGGAAAAGGGCATATCGTGGCTTCCTTTGGAACCGAATCAGGGCATGTTCCCTATACAACGTTCATGGCCAAAGACAGCTATATGAAAGACAACAAAGAAACGGTGGAAAAATTCACGAAAGCTCTATACAAAGCTCAAGCATGGGTGGAGGAAAACAGTGCAGCAGACATTGCTAAGGTGATTGAGCCCTATTTTGAAGACACAGAGCTTGCACTGATTGAAACAGTTGTCGATCGCTATAAATCACAAGGGTCCTTTGCGACCGATCCAATCCTTGACGAAGAAGAGTGGAACAATCTCCAAAACATCATGGATGAAGCAGGAGAGCTTCCGCAGTCCGTTGATCATGAAACGTTAGTGAATACTTCGATCGCTGAAAAAGCAGCAAAGTAG
- a CDS encoding ABC transporter ATP-binding protein, with product MNFLSLESIHHTYFSPKTATHALSDITLSVKEGEFVSFIGPSGCGKTTLLSIIAGLIQPTEGTISLYNQPIRKMKKKLGYMLQQDYLFPWKTIEENIFLGLTIMGTLTEEKRKEARDLLTEMGLEGVETSYPRELSGGMRQRVALIRTLITEPQLLLLDEPFSALDYQTKLKLEDLVFSTLKSFGKTAILVTHDIGEAISMSDRIILFGAKPGRIHTTFEVPSSLTGLMPFEVRNHEEFPGFFQTIWKELEKLESRID from the coding sequence GTGAACTTTCTATCGTTAGAATCGATCCATCATACCTACTTTTCACCCAAAACGGCCACCCATGCCCTCTCAGACATTACGCTTTCTGTAAAAGAAGGTGAGTTTGTCTCGTTTATCGGTCCGAGTGGATGCGGCAAAACCACTTTACTCTCCATTATTGCAGGACTCATCCAACCGACCGAAGGAACGATTTCATTATACAACCAACCTATCCGAAAAATGAAAAAGAAACTCGGCTACATGCTCCAACAGGATTATCTGTTTCCATGGAAAACCATCGAAGAAAATATATTTTTAGGTCTGACCATTATGGGGACCCTGACAGAAGAAAAGAGGAAGGAAGCACGTGATTTATTGACTGAGATGGGGTTAGAGGGTGTAGAAACGTCGTATCCGAGGGAACTGTCTGGAGGAATGCGACAAAGGGTAGCGCTGATTCGCACATTGATCACAGAACCTCAATTGCTCCTTTTGGATGAGCCTTTCTCTGCCCTCGATTATCAAACCAAATTGAAGCTTGAGGACCTGGTGTTTTCCACATTAAAGTCTTTTGGAAAAACAGCCATTCTTGTCACTCATGATATCGGGGAAGCCATCTCCATGAGTGACCGCATCATTCTATTCGGAGCAAAGCCAGGACGGATTCACACCACATTCGAGGTCCCGTCATCGTTAACAGGGTTAATGCCCTTTGAAGTCAGAAATCACGAAGAATTCCCGGGATTTTTCCAAACCATCTGGAAGGAGCTTGAAAAACTTGAATCACGAATCGATTAA